A genomic window from Daphnia carinata strain CSIRO-1 chromosome 9, CSIRO_AGI_Dcar_HiC_V3, whole genome shotgun sequence includes:
- the LOC130688865 gene encoding uncharacterized protein LOC130688865, protein MLENDDSDEDFNFDLDEVVKLASQQNVREIVVSNHKPKKLLQTSQPLNNDTGDDWGNDDDIFNEVLEAENVAEVSHSHSKTSQQDYTPSTSREKLVHQYATRKVLNSTINSQESMYNRQEITRNLNRHEKPVPTVIEKGAPKFPGPAGLLSLMDNKPRGKETMTNLQSLGNMDGLCCWDKALSLLRLKSSWESNKMNLQMIKKTIAPAIVYLTAPLLVVGVLKIEVAPIISHDVSCVLQDPTGEVKGRILQDVITDYGKLIRVGSILVLRRPSVLHMVPSCFVTVTKKCLIGIFSSQNNEITQLQTFGKEDLVTWLTEPVVYGDPVMNGEEAKEAGETPLTLFTSAGSAFAPTSGVQPGATASTHKPQGRPSTSCNYNRQRAPVNPTPRPVMNTTPRPPISSTPRPSHNSLWQSSRPPTSNGNLFSYKSPSAIVSTPRLAPYVPPARSSPVPDAAPTIPAQAKKSGNATDDDFLSQFLQGVDTDSLFDDF, encoded by the exons ATGCTGGAAAACGATGATAGCGATGAGGATTTTAACTTTGATTTGGATGAA GTCGTAAAATTAGCATCTCAACAGAATGTTAGAGAAATAGTTGTCTCAAACCACAAGCCTAAAAAACTTCTACAGACAAGCCAGCCACTAAATAATGATACAGGCGACGATTGGGGAAATGATGATGATATATTTAATGAAGTTTTAGAAGCAGAAAATGTGGCAGAGGTTTCACATTCTCATTCGAAGACCTCTCAACAAGACTACACTCCTTCAACTTCAAGAGAAAAATTGGTTCATCAGTATGCAACAAGAAAAGTACTGAACAGCACCATAAACTCCCAAGAAAGCATGTACAACCGTCAAGAAATTACAAGAAATCTAAATAGGCATGAAAAACCAGTTCCTACAGTCATAGAAAAGGGTGCACCGAAATTCCCAGGTCCTGCCGGTCTTCTTAGTCTTATG GATAATAAACCAAGAGGAAAAGAGACAATGACCAATCTTCAGAGCTTGGGCAATATGGATGGCCTTTGTTGTTGGGATAAAGCATTGTCTCTATTGAGGTTGAAGAGCTCTTGGGAAAGTAATAAGATGAACTTACAAATGATAAAAAAGACTATTGCTCCAGCTATAGTGTACCTGACTGCACCCTTACTGGTAGTGGGTGTTTTAAAGATCGAAGTCGCGCCAATTATTTCACATGACGTCAGTTGTGTCCTTCAAGATCCAACGG GCGAAGTGAAAGGACGGATTCTTCAAGATGTTATTACAGATTATGGAAAGTTGATTCGAGTGGGAAGCATTCTTGTGTTGCGCCGACCGAGTGTTCTTCATATGGTTCCAAGTTGCTTCGTCACCGTTaccaaaaaatgtttaatcggAATTTTTTCGTCGCAAAACAATGAG ATTACACAATTGCAAACATTTGGAAAAGAAGATCTTGTTACGTGGCTTACCGAACCCGTTGTTTATGGTGATCCGGTAATGAATGGAGAGGAAGCCAAGGAAGCAGGCGAAACCCCACTCACGTTATTTACTTCGGCTGGCTCAGCGTTTGCACCCACGTCTGGAGTCCAACCGGGGGCTACTGCCAGCACCCACAAGCCACAAGGACGACCTTCTACCTCTTGCAATTACAACCGGCAGAGAGCACCAGTAAATCCGACACCTCGGCCTGTAATGAATACGACGCCTCGGCCACCAATCAGCTCCACGCCAAGACCATCGCATAATTCACTTTGGCAATCTTCTCGGCCGCCAACGAGCAACGGCAATCTATTCAGTTACAAGTCACCGTCAGCAATTGTTTCGACACCTCGGCTTGCCCCTTACGTTCCGCCCGCTCGATCGTCGCCTGTCCCCGACGCCGCTCCTACCATTCCAGCACAAGCCAAAAAATCTGGAAATGCTACGGACGATGATTTTCTGTCCCAGTTTCTCCAGGGAGTCGATACGGACTCGTTGTTCGATGATTTTTAA
- the LOC130688874 gene encoding iron-sulfur protein NUBPL-like, which produces MALRRLNCCVSFSWKVKYSTHSDPLGTKLKERQAQMMKKGLPVKKPIEGVKNVILVASGKGGVGKSTVAVNLALALSRHLPTQDVGLLDADIFGPSIPTMMNLSGNPMLTEKNLIKPLVNYNIKCMSMGFLVDNKAPVVWRGLMVMSAIEKLLRQVDWSPLDYLVVDMPPGTGDTQLSIAQNVPVAGAIIVTTPQEIALIDARKGALMFQKVGIPVLGLVNNMSSYACPNCGHHSHIFGASGAEKLGKEIGVDVLVDIPLDTSIMEAADGGYPIVISSASNNPLVQAYMSLAEKVLGRLSAIKNETSR; this is translated from the exons ATGGCTCTTAGGCGCTTAAATTGTTGTGTTTCGTTTTCATGGAAAGTGAAGTATTCTACCCACAGTGACCCTTTG GGCActaaattaaaagaaagacaagcccaaatgatgaagaaaggTTTGCCGGTCAAAAAACCAATCGAAGGCGTAAAAAATGTCATACTAGTCGCCTCTGGTAAAGGTGGTGTTGGCAAATCCACGGTGGCAG TCAATCTTGCGCTTGCACTGAGTCGGCACTTACCTACACAAGATGTGGGTCTGCTAGATGCTGATATATTTGGCCCTTCTATTCCTACCATGATGAACCTTTCTGGGAATCCCATGCTGACGGAAAAAAATCTCATCAAACCACTTGTCAACTACAATATCAAATG CATGTCAATGGGATTCTTGGTTGACAACAAAGCCCCGGTTGTTTGGAGAGGCCTCATGGTTATGTCAGCGATTGAAAAGCTCCTACGTCAAGTAGACTGGTCGCCGTTAGACTACCTCGTAGTAGACATGCCTCCCGGCACGGGCGACACCCAACTCTCCATCGCGCAAAACGTCCCAGTAGCTGGAGCCATAATCGTCACCACGCCACAGGAAATAGCTTTGATTGATGCGCGCAAAGGGGCGTTGATGTTTCAAAAAGTGGGCATTCCCGTTCTCGGTCTGGTCAACAACATGTCCTCCTATGCGTGTCCCAACTGTGGCCATCACAGTCATATTTTTGGCGCCTCTGGCGCTGAGAAACTCGGAAAAGAAATCG GTGTAGATGTCTTGGTGGATATACCGTTAGACACCTCTATAATGGAGGCTGCTGACGGTGGCTATCCGATTGTTATCTCTTCTGCAAGCAATAATCCCctg GTCCAGGCGTACATGTCGTTAGCCGAAAAGGTTCTAGGTCGATTGAGTGCTATTAAGAATGAGACGAGCCGGTGA
- the LOC130688882 gene encoding zinc finger MYND domain-containing protein 19-like, with protein sequence MKILPASNASGASSTSSSTSSQVSGLKLGIVRLGRAAGKVKYALLDERDIGLVQEYAFEARMDVDRNGGGARIFAYAYDVARGRSSGAYVHQLLWERHCGGIAPGFQVVHRNGVTVDNRLENLNLVAKGTVLPSSGRQHNIVHRATVTTTTTTSATSIQHHCDDLNVNTTQTTTREHSLYWAAIQQLPADPVEEHFGELGVTRYYNVNGEVIDDEDDTFCYYECHYPPCTNMERELREFSICGRCQEARYCGTYCQQKDWPVHKKSCRERKRPYVVERPPER encoded by the exons ATGAAAATCTTACCCGCATCAAACGCCAGTGGAGCGTCGTCCACGTCGTCTTCAACATCTTCACAAGTCTCCGGTTTAAAACTGGGCATTGTCCGGCTTGGCCGCGCAGCTGGAAAG GTCAAGTACGCTCTGCTGGACGAGAGGGACATTGGACTCGTTCAAGAGTACGCTTTCGAGGCCAGGATGGACGTCGACCGGAACGGCGGTGGAGCTCGAATATTCGCTTATGCCTACGATGTCGCCCGAGGCCGAAGTTCGGGCGCTTACGTCCACCAACTCTTGTG GGAGAGGCACTGCGGAGGAATAGCGCCAGGGTTCCAAGTCGTTCACCGCAACGGCGTTACGGTGGATAACCGTctagaaaatttgaatttggtgGCAAAAGGGACggtgctgccatctagcggccggCAACACAACATCGTCCATCGCGCTACcgtgacgacgacgacgacgacgtcggCGACCAGCATCCAACATCACTGTGACGACCTTAACGTCAACACAACACAGACAACCACCAGGGAACATTCACTTTACTGGGCTGCCATACAACAATTACCTGCCGATCCGGTCGAAGAG CACTTTGGCGAGCTGGGCGTCACGCGTTACTACAACGTCAACGGCGAGGTGAtcgacgacgaagacgatACCTTCTGCTATTACGAATGTCACTACCCTCCGTGCACCAATATGGAACGCGAGCTCAGAGAATTCTCTATTTGCGGACGGTGTCAG GAAGCCAGATACTGCGGGACCTACTGCCAACAAAAGGACTGGCCCGTTCACAAAAAATCATGTCGGGAGCGGAAGAGACCTTACGTTGTCGAGCGTCCGCCAGAGCGTTAA